CACATGAACAAGCATCTCGCCCCCGCCATGCTGGCGCTCTGCGCCGGCGCCGCCCAGGCCCAGGCGCCCGTCGATACCGGTCCGACGGCCTTGATCGACGCCCTCAACGGCACCTTCGGCCAGCATGCCGGCATGCGCGCCTCGCATGCCAAGGGCTTTTGCGCCGTCGGCGAATTCATTCCGGCCAGGGGCGCCAGCGACATCGTGCACGGTCCGCTGTTCGCCCAGGCGCGCGTGCCCGCCAACCTGCGCTTCTCGGTCGGCGGCGGCAACCCGAAGGCCTCGGACAAGAGCCGCAGCGTGCGCGGCCTGTCGATGCGCCTCGCGGCCCAGGGTGAAACCTGGGACCTGCTCCTGATCTCGGAACCCGCCTTCTTCGCCGCCACCCCGGCCTCGTTCGTGAGCTTCCTGCAGGCGCGCGTGCCGGACCCCGCCACCGGCAAGCCCGACCCGGCCAAAGTCGCCGCCCACAATGCCGCGCATCCGGATGGCACACGCCAGCCGGCCCTGCTGGCCGCCCACGCGGCCCCCGCCTCGTACGCCAGCACGCCCTACTTCTCGAACAATGCCTTCGTGTTCAGCGACCGCCGCCAGCGCCTGCGGCATGCCCGCATCGTGGCCGAGCCGGATACCGGCATCGGGTACCTCAGCGCGGAACAGGAAAAGTCGCTGCCCGACCTGTTCCTGCACGACGAGTTGACGGGCCGCCTGGCGGCCGGCAACGTGGGCTTCACGCTGTACGCCCAGTTGCCGGCCGCGGGCGACGCGCTGCTCGACCCCAGCACCGTGTGGCAAGGCTCCGGCAAGGTCGAACTCGGGCGCCTGAAAGTCAGTGCGCTGGCCGCGAGCGATGCCTGCGACGGCGTGGTCTACATGCCGCTGGCGCTGCCGACGGGGATCGCGCCGAGCGACGATCCGATCCTGCATGCCCGCAATGCCGCCTATGCCGTCTCGCTCGCGCGCCGCAGCAAATAGCCGGCCGGACGCCGGCCCGTGGCAGGCGCTGGCCGCCGAGCGGCCATTCCTGCTGCGGCTGGCGCGGCTGCAGCTTGGCTCCCAGGCCGATGCCGAGGACGCGGTGCAGGAAACGCTGGTCGGCGCGGCGCGCGGCTGGCAGGGCTTCGCCGGCGCCTCGAGCCTGCGCAGCTGGCTGACCGGCATCCTGCGCCACAAGATCGTCGACCTGCTGCGCAGCCGGCGCCTGCAGCCGTGTGCGGACGTCGCCGACGTGGCAGGCGACCACGCCGAATTCGACGCCCTGTTCACGCCCGACGGCGCCTGGCATCCCGACACCTTCGTCGACACGGTGTGCGGCGCGACCGCGCTTGCCCAGCGCCAGCTGCTCGACATCGTCGAACTGTGCCTGCGCCGCCTGCCCGACGAGACGGCGCGCCTGTTCCTGATGCGCGAATACCTGGGCATGGAATTGAAGGAAATCGAGGAACACTGCATGCTGTCCAACGCCAACCTGCGCGTGGTGCTGTACCGCGCGCGCATGCGCCTGCGCGAGTGCGCGGTGCGCAGCTGGGGAGAACCCGAATGAGCGATCCGACCACCCCGGTCACCTGCCGCGACACGACCTGGCTCGTGTCCTGCGCCCGCGACGGCGCGCTCACGCCGGCACAGGCCAGCCAGCTGGCGGCCCATCTGTCAGGCTGCACTGTATGCCAGATAGCGTCGAAGCAGTTCGGCCAACTGTTCGGGCAGCTCGACACCCTGCTGGCGCGCGATCCACCCTCTTGACTATTTGTATGTACACGTTATGATTAGGACTCCTACAATAAAGCCGGGAGCGCTTGCCGCTGCCGCCTTTGGCCATTCCTGTCGAAAGCGCCACCATGACCCAGCAATCATCTTCTCCCGCGGCCCATTCCCTGGACCGCGCCTCGACCATTCTCTACCACGACGGTTGCCGGCTCTGTCTCGACATCGCCCGCACCCTGGCCAGCGCGATGCCAGGCCTGGTCGTGGTCGACCTCGGCCTGCATCCGGACCTGGCCTGCCAGGCCGCTGCGCGCGGCGTCAGCGAGTTGCCCAGCCTGGTCATCGGCGCGAAAGTGCTGCCGGTGGCGCCGCACTCCGACCTGGCCCACGCCTAGCGGATATCGACCCGCTGGTGGGGCTCGAACTCGTGGTAGATGTCGGGCTGGTGCAGCGGGATGTACATGTGCAGCCGCTTGCCGCGATGGTAGACCTCGCGCAGCGTATTGCACGCTTCCCAGGCGCGCTCGTAGGAATCGGCGATGTGCAGCACCGCCCACGGACTGTCGGGCGAACCTTCGCGGATCATTTCCACGTGGCGGATGTGGAAGAACGGTGCGAAGCTCTCGACGATGGCGCTTTCGCAGGCGTCGCCGTGCAGGCCGGACAGGATGACTTTCATGGCGTTCTCCTTCAGGCGATGATGTTGAGGCCACCGTCGACATAGACGGTGCTGCCCGTCAGGCGGCGCGCGAAGTTCGATGCGAGATAGGCGCATACCTGGCCCACGTCGTCGATGTCGACCAGTTCGCCCAGCGGCGAGCGCGTTACCGCGTCGCGCAGCAGCAGGTCGAAATCCTTCAGGCCCGATGCCGCCCGGGTCTTGAGCGGCCCCGGCGAGATGGCGTGCACGCGGATGTCGCGCGGGCCCAGCTCGTAGGCGAGATAACGGCAGCACGATTCCAGCGCCGCCTTCACCGGTCCCATCACGTTGTAGTTGGGGACCACCTTGTCGGCGCCGTGGTAACTCATCGCGAACATGCTGCCACCCTCGGTCATCAGGGGTGCGGCCAGCCTGGCCATGCGCACGAACGAGTGGCAGGACACGTCCATCGCCTGCAGGAAGCCATCGAGCGAACACTCGAGCAGGCCGCCCTGCAGGTCGGCCTTGGGCGCGAAGGCGATCGAATGGACCAGGATGTCGAGCCGCCCCTGCAGCGCGAGGTCGATGAACAGGCTGTCCATCTGCGCCGGCTCGCGCACGTCGAGCGGCAGCAGGCGCGCGCCCAGTTGCGCGGCAAGCGGTTCGACATGCGGCAGCGCCTTGTCATTCAGGTAGGTCAGCACGACCTCGGCGCCGAGCGCGTGGAAGGCCCGGGCGCAGCCCCAGGCGATCGAATGCTCGTTGGCGACGCCGACCACCAGCGCGCGCTTGCCGGCCAGGATGGGGTGAAGCGATTGTGTCATGCGGCCTCCAGTAATTCGTAAGTGTGGCGCGCGATCATGCGTTCTTCTTCGGCCGGCACCAGCCATACCGACACCCGGCTGCCGGCCGTGCTGATGCGCGCGACCCCGGCCGGATTGGCGGCGTTGGCCGCGGGATCGAGCTCGACGCCGAGCCAGGCGGCGTCGCGGCACACGGCGGCGCGCAGCCGCGCGCTGTTCTCGCCGATGCCGCCCGAGAACACCAGCGCATCGAGCCCTTGGATACTGGCCGCCAGCGAACCGAGTTCTCGCCCTATCCGGTAGACCAGCAGGTCGATCGCAAGTTGCGCGCGCGGGTCGCTGCTCGCTTCCAGCACGCGCATATCGGACGACAGGCCGGACACGCCCAGCAGGCCGGATTCCTGGTACATCAGGCGCTGCACGCCGGCGACGCTCATGCCCTGCTCCTCGATCAGGTAGATCACCACGCCCGGGTCGAGCGCGCCGCAGCGCGTGCCCATCGGCAGGCCGTCGACGGCGGTGAAGCCCATCGTGCTGGCCATGCTGCGCCCGCCGCGCATGGCGCACATGCTGGCGCCGTTGCCGAGGTGGGCGGCGACCACGCGCGCGTCCTGCAGCGCCGGATCGTGCAGCGGCAAGGTAGCCGCGATGTGCTCGTACGACAGGCCGTGGAAGCCGTAGCGGCGGATGCCGAGGTCGGTGATCGCCGGCGGCAGCGCGAAGGCCCGGGCCAGCGCCGGCTGCGCCGTGTGGAAGGCGGTGTCGAAGCACCCCACTTGCGGCAGGCCGGGCGCCAGCGCCATCAAGGCGCGCACCGGCGCCAGGTTGTGCGGCAGGTGCAGCGGTGCGAGCGGCACCAGCCGCTCCAGGCGCTCGAGCACCGCTTCGTCGAGCCGCTGCGGGCCGCTGTAGTCGACGCCGCCGTGCACGATGCGGTGGCCCACCGCGCGCACCCGGTAGCCATCCAGTTCACGCGCGGCGAAATCGATCAGGAAGGCCATGCCGGCGTGGTGGTCCAGGGCCTCTGGCCAGCGCTGTTCGCCGACCGTGGCGCCATCGGCGTCCTGGGCGCTGAAGCGGGTAGCGCCGCGGTACAGGTTCTCGATCCTGCCCTTGAAGGCCAGCGCCAGGCCGGGCAGCACATGGACCGAGAACTTGATGCTGGACGAACCGGCGTTGATGACCGCGATGCAGTCCGTGCTGGCGGTCGTCATGTCAGCGCACCGCCACTTGCGCGCTGGCCAGCTGGTGGCGCGCCAGCAGCACCGCCACCGCGCACGAGGCCAGGCGCGCCGCCACCGTGTCGGCGCGGCTGGTCAGGATCAGCGGCACGCGCGCGCCGAGCACGATGCCGGCGGCGGCCGCGCCGGCGATGAAGCTCAGGCTCTTGGCCAGCATATTGCCGGCTTCGAGGTCGGGCGCCACCAGCACGTTGGCGCGGCCCGCGACCGGCGACACCAGGCCCTTGACCGCGGCAGCCTGCGGGTCGATCGCATTGTCCATCGCCAGCGGGCCGTCGACGATGGCGCCGGTAATCTGGCCGCGGTCGGCCATCTTGCACAGGGCGGCGGCGTCGATCGTCGACGGCATCTTGTCGCTCACGGTTTCCACCGCCGCCAGGATCGCCACCCGCACGCCGTCGAAGCCGAGCACCCGGGCCAGGTCGATTGCGTTCTGCACGATGTCGCGCTTGGCGGCCAGGTCGGGGATGATGTTGATGGCCGCGTCGGTGATGATCAGGGGTTCGCCGCGGCCCGGCACGTCCATCACGAAGCAGTGGCTCAGGCGCCGCGCGGTGCGCAGGCCGGTGGCGCCGTGCACCACCGCGCCCATCAATTCGTCGGTATGCAGGCTGCCCTTCATCAGGACCGCGGCCCTGCCCTCGCGCACCAGTTCGACCGCGCGCGCGGCCGAGGCATGGCTGTGCTGCGTATCGACCAGCGGCAGCGCCCCGATGTCGAGACCGGCCGCTTCGGCGGCGGCATGGATGCGCGCGCGCGGGCCGACCAGGATCGGCGCCACCAGGCCGATGCGTGCCGCGTCGAGCGCTGATTCCAGCGCATAGCGGTCACAGGCATGCGCCACGGCCACCGTCACCGGACCCTGTTCGCGCGCGGCGGCGATCAGCCGGTCGTAATAGGGATGCGTGGTGTTCACTGCTTCCATTGCCTCTCCTTGTACCTGGACCGGTCAATGGTAGCATCGCATGATCGCAAAACAACCAATTTATGCTGCAATGCAGCATACCTTAATCTGGTTCAAGGAAATCCAGGATCAATGACGATGAATGCAATCGACGCCGGGGCCAGCAGCCTGGTCCTGGTCGACTACCAGGCCCGCCTCATGCCGGCCATCCACGGCGCCGACGACGTCGTCGCCAAGGCGCTGGTGCTGGCGCGCGCGGCGGCGCTGCTGGACGTGCCGACGATAGGGACCGAACAGAATCCCGAGCGGCTC
This portion of the Telluria beijingensis genome encodes:
- a CDS encoding zf-HC2 domain-containing protein; the protein is MSDPTTPVTCRDTTWLVSCARDGALTPAQASQLAAHLSGCTVCQIASKQFGQLFGQLDTLLARDPPS
- a CDS encoding RNA-binding protein, which encodes MKVILSGLHGDACESAIVESFAPFFHIRHVEMIREGSPDSPWAVLHIADSYERAWEACNTLREVYHRGKRLHMYIPLHQPDIYHEFEPHQRVDIR
- the fabI gene encoding enoyl-ACP reductase FabI codes for the protein MTQSLHPILAGKRALVVGVANEHSIAWGCARAFHALGAEVVLTYLNDKALPHVEPLAAQLGARLLPLDVREPAQMDSLFIDLALQGRLDILVHSIAFAPKADLQGGLLECSLDGFLQAMDVSCHSFVRMARLAAPLMTEGGSMFAMSYHGADKVVPNYNVMGPVKAALESCCRYLAYELGPRDIRVHAISPGPLKTRAASGLKDFDLLLRDAVTRSPLGELVDIDDVGQVCAYLASNFARRLTGSTVYVDGGLNIIA
- a CDS encoding catalase family peroxidase gives rise to the protein MNKHLAPAMLALCAGAAQAQAPVDTGPTALIDALNGTFGQHAGMRASHAKGFCAVGEFIPARGASDIVHGPLFAQARVPANLRFSVGGGNPKASDKSRSVRGLSMRLAAQGETWDLLLISEPAFFAATPASFVSFLQARVPDPATGKPDPAKVAAHNAAHPDGTRQPALLAAHAAPASYASTPYFSNNAFVFSDRRQRLRHARIVAEPDTGIGYLSAEQEKSLPDLFLHDELTGRLAAGNVGFTLYAQLPAAGDALLDPSTVWQGSGKVELGRLKVSALAASDACDGVVYMPLALPTGIAPSDDPILHARNAAYAVSLARRSK
- a CDS encoding sigma-70 family RNA polymerase sigma factor, which gives rise to MPSRSRAAANSRPDAGPWQALAAERPFLLRLARLQLGSQADAEDAVQETLVGAARGWQGFAGASSLRSWLTGILRHKIVDLLRSRRLQPCADVADVAGDHAEFDALFTPDGAWHPDTFVDTVCGATALAQRQLLDIVELCLRRLPDETARLFLMREYLGMELKEIEEHCMLSNANLRVVLYRARMRLRECAVRSWGEPE
- a CDS encoding phosphate acetyltransferase, which gives rise to MEAVNTTHPYYDRLIAAAREQGPVTVAVAHACDRYALESALDAARIGLVAPILVGPRARIHAAAEAAGLDIGALPLVDTQHSHASAARAVELVREGRAAVLMKGSLHTDELMGAVVHGATGLRTARRLSHCFVMDVPGRGEPLIITDAAINIIPDLAAKRDIVQNAIDLARVLGFDGVRVAILAAVETVSDKMPSTIDAAALCKMADRGQITGAIVDGPLAMDNAIDPQAAAVKGLVSPVAGRANVLVAPDLEAGNMLAKSLSFIAGAAAAGIVLGARVPLILTSRADTVAARLASCAVAVLLARHQLASAQVAVR
- a CDS encoding acetate/propionate family kinase, producing MTTASTDCIAVINAGSSSIKFSVHVLPGLALAFKGRIENLYRGATRFSAQDADGATVGEQRWPEALDHHAGMAFLIDFAARELDGYRVRAVGHRIVHGGVDYSGPQRLDEAVLERLERLVPLAPLHLPHNLAPVRALMALAPGLPQVGCFDTAFHTAQPALARAFALPPAITDLGIRRYGFHGLSYEHIAATLPLHDPALQDARVVAAHLGNGASMCAMRGGRSMASTMGFTAVDGLPMGTRCGALDPGVVIYLIEEQGMSVAGVQRLMYQESGLLGVSGLSSDMRVLEASSDPRAQLAIDLLVYRIGRELGSLAASIQGLDALVFSGGIGENSARLRAAVCRDAAWLGVELDPAANAANPAGVARISTAGSRVSVWLVPAEEERMIARHTYELLEAA